Proteins encoded within one genomic window of Anastrepha ludens isolate Willacy chromosome 4, idAnaLude1.1, whole genome shotgun sequence:
- the LOC128862146 gene encoding uncharacterized protein LOC128862146 isoform X2 gives MCSCAADLKLSSDHTASSHDICAIFATAMFFVCLPHFSLLNESGGEVQMSKNLMKKTPNMSSYE, from the exons ATGTGCTCGTGCGCTGCTGATCTAAAGCTATCGAGTGATCACACCGCCTCCTCGCACGACATTTGTGCTATTTTTGCCACTGCTATG tttTTCGTTTGCTTGCCACACTTTTCCCTGTTGAACGAAAGTGGCGGTGAAGTGCAAATGagcaaaaatctgatgaaaaaGACAC CCAATATGAGCTCATACGAATAA
- the LOC128862146 gene encoding uncharacterized protein LOC128862146 isoform X1: protein MCSCAADLKLSSDHTASSHDICAIFATAMFFVCLPHFSLLNESGGEVQMSKNLMKKTRTYTDNQYELIRITPTHQFVCCLSQSNEIRLTELLVWALSSAYLRNFLCFAKISGANIVYILRVKFYSVCTIFSC from the exons ATGTGCTCGTGCGCTGCTGATCTAAAGCTATCGAGTGATCACACCGCCTCCTCGCACGACATTTGTGCTATTTTTGCCACTGCTATG tttTTCGTTTGCTTGCCACACTTTTCCCTGTTGAACGAAAGTGGCGGTGAAGTGCAAATGagcaaaaatctgatgaaaaaGACACGTACGTATACAGATAA CCAATATGAGCTCATACGAATAACGCCAACTCACCAATTTGTTTGCTGTCTTTCGCAGTCGAATGAAATTCGCTTAACTGAATTACTTGTGTGGGCACTTTCTTCAGCTTATTTgcgaaattttttgtgttttgcaaaaatttcaggTGCGAATATTGTTTATATATTGCGCGTGAAATTTTACAGTGTGTGTACTATATTCTCCTGTTGA